One window of the Pseudofrankia sp. DC12 genome contains the following:
- a CDS encoding cupin domain-containing protein, whose translation MTPGAAPAAPKVVSIHDVAANRRRGGDIRTILSPLTVGAKAGFMGTLTLAPGEIVTEHWHPYSEEFLFCVRGEVTARFNGAEYTLPAESGVLIPVGTRHRLVNTGGETAFFVFCSGPLAPRPDLGHVDTEELSPAQAAAPHTPVGTA comes from the coding sequence GTGACCCCCGGGGCCGCCCCCGCGGCGCCGAAGGTCGTCTCCATCCACGACGTCGCGGCCAACCGCCGCCGTGGCGGTGACATCCGCACGATCCTCTCGCCGCTGACCGTGGGCGCGAAGGCCGGCTTCATGGGCACGCTGACGCTCGCCCCCGGCGAGATCGTCACCGAGCACTGGCACCCGTACTCGGAGGAGTTCCTCTTCTGCGTGCGCGGCGAGGTCACCGCCCGGTTCAACGGCGCGGAGTACACACTGCCCGCCGAGAGCGGGGTGCTGATCCCCGTCGGCACCCGCCACCGGCTGGTCAACACCGGCGGCGAGACGGCGTTCTTCGTCTTCTGCTCCGGCCCGCTCGCCCCCCGGCCCGACCTCGGCCACGTCGACACCGAGGAGCTCTCCCCGGCCCAGGCGGCGGCACCGCACACCCCGGTCGGCACGGCATGA
- a CDS encoding SRPBCC family protein: MNGHTDNSIYIDASLETVFRLTNDLTTWPQLFTEYAAVEILEARDNTFKFRLTMHPDENGQVWSWVSERTLDPVNHRVRAYRVETGPFEFMHIEWTYLAEGAGTRMRWVQDFRMKPTAPVDTAGMVVRINTNTPREQAAIKEKVEKLARAAALGAGSAR, encoded by the coding sequence GTGAACGGCCACACCGACAACTCGATCTACATCGACGCCAGTCTCGAAACCGTCTTCAGGCTCACCAACGACCTCACGACCTGGCCACAGCTGTTCACCGAGTACGCCGCGGTGGAGATTCTTGAGGCCCGTGACAACACCTTCAAGTTCCGCCTGACGATGCATCCCGACGAGAACGGCCAGGTGTGGAGCTGGGTCTCCGAGCGGACCCTCGACCCGGTGAACCACCGGGTCCGTGCCTACCGCGTCGAGACCGGCCCCTTCGAGTTCATGCACATCGAGTGGACGTACCTGGCGGAGGGCGCCGGCACGCGAATGCGCTGGGTGCAGGACTTCCGGATGAAGCCCACCGCGCCGGTCGACACCGCGGGCATGGTGGTGCGCATCAACACCAACACCCCGCGCGAGCAGGCAGCCATCAAGGAAAAGGTCGAGAAGCTGGCCCGTGCCGCCGCGCTCGGCGCCGGGAGCGCCCGGTGA
- a CDS encoding acyl carrier protein, giving the protein MPQQWDSAALFEFLVTRAGLPEDDLPATLDVTFEDIGLDSLAYLQLQSEVVESVGVELPADPPPGYTLADILAAVNREMAA; this is encoded by the coding sequence ATGCCCCAGCAGTGGGACTCCGCCGCCCTCTTTGAATTCCTAGTAACCCGGGCCGGGCTTCCCGAGGACGACCTGCCGGCCACGCTCGACGTCACGTTCGAGGACATCGGGCTGGACTCGCTGGCCTATCTGCAACTGCAGTCGGAGGTGGTCGAGTCGGTCGGTGTGGAGCTGCCGGCCGACCCGCCGCCCGGCTACACCCTCGCCGACATCCTGGCCGCCGTGAACCGCGAAATGGCCGCCTGA
- a CDS encoding TcmI family type II polyketide cyclase: MSHRTLIVARMNPSDEEKVAQIFGDSDAGELPHLVGVSRRELFAFHGLYFHLIEAENGINAPLANVRGHPLFIDVNTRLESYITAYDPATWRGPRDAMARSFYTWTAPEAG; this comes from the coding sequence GTGAGTCACCGGACGCTGATCGTGGCCCGGATGAACCCGTCGGACGAGGAGAAAGTCGCCCAGATTTTCGGCGACTCCGACGCGGGTGAGCTGCCGCACCTCGTCGGGGTGTCGCGCCGGGAGTTGTTCGCCTTCCACGGGCTGTACTTCCACCTCATCGAGGCGGAGAACGGCATCAATGCGCCGCTGGCGAATGTCCGTGGACACCCGCTGTTCATCGACGTCAACACCAGGCTCGAGAGCTACATCACCGCCTACGACCCGGCGACCTGGCGGGGCCCGCGCGACGCGATGGCCCGCAGCTTCTACACCTGGACGGCGCCCGAGGCCGGCTGA
- a CDS encoding LuxR C-terminal-related transcriptional regulator produces MLDLLGLDDVTQAAYRLWLRDEDLDIQAVSDSLGQPAALVAAARDRLIALSLLVPDVNRPGRLLAVHPEAPLAQLIQDRHEQLIRQHEHLVRAHAQVGTLVTEFMASRSMLASGETDLLRPTTTEGLRVELSAMIAGARHEVLSVRTRTTLAAIAAELLPLELEALRRGVAVRTVVARPRAGLAWVLPRLEHLADIVAAGAEIRLADDPSLDITVVDRRVGVVRFASLPGGGALVIRTPDVALLAGAMFDQMWGNADPLGRAEARQVEPLADDGRADNWLAAGVPAAGLPERAGNGSAAASNGAARTATDDTEPCAQPGAEVVAPAAGPDQPAADGATEQALSAAELLLLALLADGLKDEAVARALGVSVRTVRRMVAELMHRLDARSRFQAALLAQRKGWL; encoded by the coding sequence GTGCTAGATCTGCTGGGCCTGGACGACGTGACCCAAGCCGCCTATCGGCTGTGGCTGCGCGACGAGGACCTCGACATCCAGGCGGTGAGCGACAGCCTCGGCCAGCCGGCCGCCCTGGTCGCGGCCGCGCGTGACCGGCTGATCGCGCTGTCGCTGCTGGTGCCGGACGTCAACCGGCCCGGCCGCCTGCTGGCCGTGCACCCCGAGGCGCCGCTGGCGCAGCTCATCCAGGACCGGCACGAGCAGCTGATCCGCCAGCACGAGCACCTGGTCCGGGCCCACGCCCAGGTCGGGACGCTGGTCACCGAGTTCATGGCGAGCCGTTCGATGCTCGCGAGCGGCGAGACGGACCTGCTGCGGCCGACGACCACCGAGGGCCTGCGCGTCGAGCTCTCGGCGATGATCGCTGGTGCCCGCCACGAGGTGCTCTCGGTCCGCACCCGCACGACGCTCGCCGCGATCGCCGCGGAACTGCTCCCGCTGGAGCTGGAGGCGCTGCGCCGCGGGGTCGCGGTGCGGACCGTCGTGGCCCGGCCGCGGGCCGGGCTCGCCTGGGTGCTGCCCCGGCTCGAGCACCTGGCCGACATCGTCGCGGCCGGCGCCGAGATCCGGCTCGCCGACGACCCGTCGCTGGACATCACGGTCGTCGACCGCCGGGTCGGCGTCGTCCGGTTCGCCTCCCTCCCGGGCGGTGGCGCGCTGGTGATCCGCACGCCGGACGTCGCGCTGCTGGCCGGCGCGATGTTCGACCAGATGTGGGGGAACGCCGACCCGCTTGGGCGGGCCGAGGCCCGCCAGGTCGAGCCGCTGGCGGACGACGGCCGGGCCGACAACTGGCTGGCCGCGGGCGTGCCGGCGGCCGGGCTCCCCGAGCGGGCCGGCAACGGCAGCGCCGCCGCCAGCAACGGCGCGGCCCGGACGGCCACGGACGACACCGAGCCCTGCGCCCAGCCTGGCGCCGAGGTTGTCGCGCCGGCCGCCGGGCCCGACCAGCCGGCCGCTGACGGCGCGACGGAGCAGGCTCTCTCGGCCGCGGAACTGCTGTTGCTGGCGCTGCTCGCCGACGGCCTCAAGGACGAGGCGGTGGCCCGGGCGCTGGGGGTCTCGGTGCGCACGGTCCGCCGGATGGTGGCGGAGCTGATGCACCGGCTCGACGCCCGCAGCCGGTTCCAGGCGGCCCTGCTGGCTCAGCGGAAAGGCTGGTTGTAG
- a CDS encoding ATP/GTP-binding protein: MDYRPSSARPPRNDAVPSPSPVKIIIAGGFGVGKTTFVGSVSEITPLTTEAAMTAASIGIDDTSAVGGKTTTTVAMDFGRISLLDSVILYLFGTPGQDRFWFMWDELVLGAIGAVVLVDTRRLADSFPAIDYFEERDIPFLIALNQFDGAKRYEVADVRKALDLESNRPVVMCDARRRESVRQALVALVRHALDVVASENREHDLAGT; the protein is encoded by the coding sequence ATGGACTACAGGCCCTCTAGCGCGAGGCCGCCGAGGAATGACGCCGTCCCTTCCCCGAGTCCGGTAAAGATCATCATTGCCGGCGGGTTCGGGGTGGGCAAGACGACCTTCGTGGGCTCCGTCAGCGAGATCACCCCGCTGACGACAGAGGCCGCGATGACCGCCGCCAGCATCGGCATCGACGACACGTCGGCCGTGGGCGGCAAGACGACCACCACCGTGGCCATGGACTTCGGCCGGATCAGCCTGCTCGACAGCGTCATCCTCTACCTGTTCGGCACGCCGGGACAGGACCGTTTCTGGTTCATGTGGGACGAGCTGGTGCTCGGCGCGATCGGCGCCGTGGTGCTGGTCGACACCCGCAGGCTGGCGGACTCGTTCCCTGCGATCGACTACTTCGAGGAGCGGGACATCCCGTTCCTGATCGCGCTGAACCAGTTCGACGGTGCGAAGCGGTACGAGGTCGCCGACGTGCGCAAGGCGCTCGACCTGGAGTCGAACCGCCCGGTCGTGATGTGCGACGCCCGGCGGCGCGAGTCCGTCCGCCAGGCGCTGGTCGCCCTCGTGCGGCACGCGCTGGACGTGGTCGCGTCCGAGAACCGGGAGCACGACCTCGCCGGCACCTGA
- a CDS encoding DUF742 domain-containing protein, whose amino-acid sequence MSRDEEWFDDEAGPVVRPYAVTGGRTRPNKGSLELVALVTTTSHGRAAASSLDPEQRAIAALCLRLQSIVEISARLNIPVGVVRVLVGDMLDAGLVTVHRPARPTNRPEQALIEKVLDGLQAL is encoded by the coding sequence GTGTCGCGAGACGAGGAGTGGTTCGACGACGAGGCCGGGCCCGTTGTTCGTCCCTATGCGGTCACCGGGGGACGCACCAGGCCCAACAAGGGCTCGCTCGAGCTGGTCGCCCTGGTTACGACGACGTCGCACGGCCGGGCCGCGGCCAGTTCGCTCGACCCCGAGCAGCGCGCCATCGCGGCGCTCTGCCTGCGGCTGCAGTCCATTGTGGAGATTTCCGCCCGGCTGAACATTCCGGTCGGTGTGGTCCGGGTCCTCGTCGGCGACATGCTCGACGCGGGGCTCGTCACGGTGCACCGGCCAGCACGACCCACGAACCGGCCCGAGCAGGCACTGATCGAGAAGGTGCTCGATGGACTACAGGCCCTCTAG
- a CDS encoding roadblock/LC7 domain-containing protein — MSPVGPSENMSWLLNNLVKKVPEVTYAIALSSDGLLLATSAGMDRATADQLAAVASGFNSLARGAGRFFGGGSVRQTIVEMEQGFLFVTAVGDGACMAILSSPGADIGLIAYEMALLVTRVGEFLTPELRAEMQAALPI; from the coding sequence ATGAGCCCGGTTGGGCCGTCCGAGAACATGAGCTGGCTGCTCAACAACCTCGTGAAGAAGGTGCCTGAGGTCACCTACGCGATCGCGCTTTCCTCGGATGGTCTGCTGCTCGCCACGTCGGCGGGAATGGACCGGGCAACGGCGGACCAGCTGGCCGCCGTCGCGTCGGGCTTCAACAGCCTGGCCCGCGGCGCGGGGCGTTTCTTCGGCGGGGGCAGCGTCCGGCAGACCATCGTCGAGATGGAGCAGGGCTTCCTGTTCGTCACGGCCGTCGGTGACGGCGCGTGTATGGCGATCCTGTCGAGCCCCGGCGCGGACATCGGTCTCATCGCGTACGAGATGGCGCTCCTCGTGACCAGGGTCGGCGAGTTCCTCACGCCGGAGCTGCGTGCCGAGATGCAGGCGGCGCTACCCATCTAG